Proteins from a genomic interval of Haemorhous mexicanus isolate bHaeMex1 chromosome Z, bHaeMex1.pri, whole genome shotgun sequence:
- the SYT4 gene encoding synaptotagmin-4 isoform X2, translating to MAPIADSRQQFDEIPTVVGIFSAFGLVFSVSLFAWICCQRKSSKSNKTPPYKFVHVLKGVDIYPENLNSKKKFGADDKSEAKNKSAMPKNSLHLDLEKRDLNGNFPKTTTKMQGSPDLENSSPKHFAERKKDSVSPDSLKSITSLSSEDKQDKLGTLFFSLEYNFEKKAFVVNIKEARGLPAMDEQSMTSDPYIKMTILPEKKHKVKTRVLRKTLDPAFDETFTFYGIPYSQIQDLTLHFMILSFDRFSRDDVIGEVLIPLAGIELSEGRLLMDREIIKRNKSSGRGELLVSLCYQSTTNTLTVVVLKARHLPKSDVSGLSDPYVKVNLYHAKKRISKKKTHVKKCTPNAVFNELFVFDIPCEGLDDISIEFLVLDSDRGSRNEVIGRLTLGSSAEGTGGEHWKEICEYPRRQIAKWHMLCDG from the exons ATGAAATTCCTACAGTGGTTGGGATCTTTAGTGCATTTGGCCTTGTCTTCTCTGTCTCCCTCTTTGCTTGGATCTGCTGCCAGCGCAAATCTTCCAAGTCCAATAAGACCCCTCCATACAAGTTTGTCCATGTTCTGAAGGGGGTTGATATCTACCCTGAGAATCTCAACAGCAAGAAGAAGTTTGGAGCAGATGATAAAAGTGAAGCAAAGAACAAATCAGCAATGCCAAAGAACTCTCTCCATCTTGACCTGGAGAAGAGAGATCTAAATGGCAATTTCCCcaaaacaaccacaaaaatGCAGGGCTCTCCAGATCTTGAAAATTCATCTCCTAAGCATTttgcagaaaggaagaaagattcAGTATCCCCTGATAGCTTAAAGTCCATCACTTCTCTGTCATCTGAAGATAAACAAGACAAGCTAGGaactctctttttctccttagagTACAACTTTGAGAAAAAAGCATTTGTAGTGAACATCAAAGAAGCTCGTGGGCTGCCAGCAATGGATGAACAGTCAATGACTTCTGATCCCTACATCAAAATGACAATCCTGCCTGAGAAAAAGCACAAGGTGAAAACCAGAGTGCTCAGAAAAACCTTAGATCCAGCTTTCGATGAGACTTTCACATTTTATGGGATCCCCTACAGCCAAATTCAAGACTTAACGCTTCACTTCATGATCTTGAGCTTTGACAGATTTTCCAGAGATGATGTCATTGGAGAAGTCCTCATCCCCCTCGCTGGAATTGAACTCTCAGAAGGAAGGCTGCTAATGGACAGAGAgatcatcaaaagaaat AAATCATCTGGTCGTGGAGAATTACTGGTCTCTCTCTGTTATCAATCTACAACAAACACACTCACTGTCGTTGTTCTAAAAGCCAGGCATCTACCTAAATCTGATGTGTCAGGATTATCAG ACCCTTATGTCAAAGTGAACCTGTACCATGCCAAGAAGAGaatttctaaaaagaaaacccaTGTGAAGAAGTGCACACCCAATGCAGTGTTCAATGAATTGTTTGTCTTTGACATTCCTTGTGAGGGTCTTGATGATATCAGCATTGAATTTCTGGTTTTAGATTCAGATAGGGGGTCAAGGAATGAGGTCATTGGCCGGTTAACCTTGGGATCTTCAGCAGAAGGAACAGGTGGAGAGCACTGGAAAGAAATTTGTGAATATCCTAGGAGACAAATTGCCAAATGGCATATGTTATGTGATGGTTAG
- the SYT4 gene encoding synaptotagmin-4 isoform X1: protein MAPIADSRQQFDEIPTVVGIFSAFGLVFSVSLFAWICCQRKSSKSNKTPPYKFVHVLKGVDIYPENLNSKKKFGADDKSEAKNKSAMPKNSLHLDLEKRDLNGNFPKTTTKMQGSPDLENSSPKHFAERKKDSVSPDSLKSITSLSSEDKQDKLGTLFFSLEYNFEKKAFVVNIKEARGLPAMDEQSMTSDPYIKMTILPEKKHKVKTRVLRKTLDPAFDETFTFYGIPYSQIQDLTLHFMILSFDRFSRDDVIGEVLIPLAGIELSEGRLLMDREIIKRNVRKSSGRGELLVSLCYQSTTNTLTVVVLKARHLPKSDVSGLSDPYVKVNLYHAKKRISKKKTHVKKCTPNAVFNELFVFDIPCEGLDDISIEFLVLDSDRGSRNEVIGRLTLGSSAEGTGGEHWKEICEYPRRQIAKWHMLCDG from the exons ATGAAATTCCTACAGTGGTTGGGATCTTTAGTGCATTTGGCCTTGTCTTCTCTGTCTCCCTCTTTGCTTGGATCTGCTGCCAGCGCAAATCTTCCAAGTCCAATAAGACCCCTCCATACAAGTTTGTCCATGTTCTGAAGGGGGTTGATATCTACCCTGAGAATCTCAACAGCAAGAAGAAGTTTGGAGCAGATGATAAAAGTGAAGCAAAGAACAAATCAGCAATGCCAAAGAACTCTCTCCATCTTGACCTGGAGAAGAGAGATCTAAATGGCAATTTCCCcaaaacaaccacaaaaatGCAGGGCTCTCCAGATCTTGAAAATTCATCTCCTAAGCATTttgcagaaaggaagaaagattcAGTATCCCCTGATAGCTTAAAGTCCATCACTTCTCTGTCATCTGAAGATAAACAAGACAAGCTAGGaactctctttttctccttagagTACAACTTTGAGAAAAAAGCATTTGTAGTGAACATCAAAGAAGCTCGTGGGCTGCCAGCAATGGATGAACAGTCAATGACTTCTGATCCCTACATCAAAATGACAATCCTGCCTGAGAAAAAGCACAAGGTGAAAACCAGAGTGCTCAGAAAAACCTTAGATCCAGCTTTCGATGAGACTTTCACATTTTATGGGATCCCCTACAGCCAAATTCAAGACTTAACGCTTCACTTCATGATCTTGAGCTTTGACAGATTTTCCAGAGATGATGTCATTGGAGAAGTCCTCATCCCCCTCGCTGGAATTGAACTCTCAGAAGGAAGGCTGCTAATGGACAGAGAgatcatcaaaagaaatgttaGG AAATCATCTGGTCGTGGAGAATTACTGGTCTCTCTCTGTTATCAATCTACAACAAACACACTCACTGTCGTTGTTCTAAAAGCCAGGCATCTACCTAAATCTGATGTGTCAGGATTATCAG ACCCTTATGTCAAAGTGAACCTGTACCATGCCAAGAAGAGaatttctaaaaagaaaacccaTGTGAAGAAGTGCACACCCAATGCAGTGTTCAATGAATTGTTTGTCTTTGACATTCCTTGTGAGGGTCTTGATGATATCAGCATTGAATTTCTGGTTTTAGATTCAGATAGGGGGTCAAGGAATGAGGTCATTGGCCGGTTAACCTTGGGATCTTCAGCAGAAGGAACAGGTGGAGAGCACTGGAAAGAAATTTGTGAATATCCTAGGAGACAAATTGCCAAATGGCATATGTTATGTGATGGTTAG